The following coding sequences are from one Poecilia reticulata strain Guanapo linkage group LG18, Guppy_female_1.0+MT, whole genome shotgun sequence window:
- the arsj gene encoding arylsulfatase J, which yields MLLAPVHTTEPELHAPLLPPSHAHRPPPLKIRIGLKMFLTFLLSFIVPPVWSVHMSWENWRSALRNGGDEFEPPISQPHIVFILVDDQGFRDVGYHGSEIKTPNLDRLAAQGVKLENYYVQPLCSPSRSQLMTGRYQIHTGLQHSIIRATQPNCLPLENITLPQKLKEAGYSTHMVGKWHLGFYKRGCLPTQRGFDTFFGSLLGSGDYYSHYKCEGPGMCGYDLYEGEEAAWEQDRGLYSTVMFTRKAVSILANHDPHKQPLFLYLAYQAVHSPLQVPARYLERYKGIPNPHRRKYAAMVSCLDEAIHNLTLALKHFGYYDNTVIVYSTDNGGQPLAGGSNWPLRGSKATYWEGGIRGVGFVHSPLLVKKGSKCLTLVHITDWFPTLVTLGGGTLDEDQNLDGYDVWEAISEGRPSPRLDILHNIDPIYIKAKNGSWKAGYGLWNTAVQAALRVGHWKLLTGVPGYSDWVPPQTFSNQRLTTRHHNERVRWDRGKSIWLFNITADPYERVDLSQQYPHIVKKMLMRLVQYNKTAVPVRYPAKDLRSNPQYNGGVWGPWYKDEKQERNEEEERYNNLLTNHLGKRRWKNKSRNIKLKRKAEH from the exons ATGCTGCTAGCGCCTGTTCATACCACCGAACCCGAGCTCCACGCGCCGCTGCTGCCTCCTAGTCATGCGCACAGACCACCTCCGTTGAAGATCCGAATCGGGCTGAAGATGTTCCTGACCTTCCTCCTCAGCTTCATCGTTCCTCCGGTATGGAGCGTTCACATGTCGTGGGAAAACTGGAGGTCCGCGCTGCGCAACGGAGGAGATGAGTTCGAACCGCCGATCTCCCAGCCGCACATCGTCTTCATCCTGGTGGATGATCAGGGCTTCCGGGATGTTGGATACCACGGCTCCGAGATCAAAACTCCGAACTTGGACCGGCTGGCCGCACAGGGAGTGAAGCTGGAGAATTACTACGTCCAGCCGCTCTGCAGCCCGTCCCGGAGTCAGCTGATGACCGGCAG gtATCAGATCCACACAGGCTTGCAACATTCTATCATTCGAGCCACCCAGCCCAACTGCCTGCCCTTGGAGAATATCACTCTCCCCCAGAAGCTCAAAGAAGCGGGTTACTCCACCCACATGGTGGGGAAGTGGCACCTGGGCTTTTACAAACGTGGCTGCCTTCCCACCCAACGAGGTTTCGACACTTTCTTCGGATCCCTGCTCGGAAGCGGCGATTACTACAGTCACTACAAATGCGAAGGCCCCGGCATGTGCGGATATGATCTGTACGAAGGGGAAGAGGCCGCTTGGGAACAGGACCGTGGTTTGTACTCTACTGTGATGTTCACTCGAAAGGCTGTCAGCATCTTGGCCAATCACGATCCCCACAAGCAACCCTTATTTCTTTACTTGGCCTACCAGGCGGTTCATTCCCCGCTACAAGTTCCTGCTCGCTATCTCGAGCGGTACAAGGGAATTCCAAACCCACATCGCCGAAAATATGCCGCCATGGTTTCCTGTCTTGATGAAGCCATTCACAACCTGACCTTAGCCCTGAAACACTTTGGTTACTATGACAACACAGTTATAGTGTACTCCACAGACAATGGGGGTCAGCCATTAGCCGGTGGAAGTAACTGGCCCTTGAGGGGGAGTAAAGCCACCTACTGGGAGGGGGGCATCAGGGGAGTAGGTTTTGTTCACAGTCCCCTGTTAGTCAAAAAAGGGTCAAAATGTCTAACTTTGGTCCACATAACTGACTGGTTTCCTACTCTGGTGACTCTTGGGGGAGGCACCTTAGATGAAGATCAAAACCTAGATGGATACGACGTCTGGGAAGCTATTAGTGAAGGTCGTCCATCACCTCGCCTAGACATTTTACATAACATCGACCCAATTTACATTAAAGCCAAGAATGGCTCTTGGAAGGCGGGATATGGATTGTGGAACACTGCTGTCCAAGCTGCGCTCCGAGTTGGCCACTGGAAGCTACTGACAGGTGTGCCAGGCTACAGCGACTGGGTGCCACCACAGACGTTCTCCAACCAACGACTAACCACTCGCCACCATAATGAACGTGTGCGTTGGGACAGGGGTAAATCCATCTGGCTGTTCAACATCACAGCTGATCCTTATGAGCGAGTAGACTTGTCTCAGCAATACCCACACATAGTAAAGAAGATGCTGATGCGGCTGGTGCAGTACAACAAGACCGCTGTGCCAGTGCGCTACCCTGCAAAGGACCTGCGCTCCAACCCGCAGTACAACGGAGGAGTATGGGGACCTTGGTACAAGGATGAGAAGCAGGAGCGgaacgaggaggaggagagataTAATAACTTGTTAACAAACCATCTTGGTAAAAGAaggtggaaaaataaatcaaggaaTATAAAGTTAAAACGCAAAGCAGAACATTAG